The genomic interval ccccccccaccccccccccccccccccccccccccccccgctgtatCCAATTTTATAGATACGGGGAAAATTCTGCACagggtttctgtctctcaaacactCGCCCTATCTGTTCAGAGAGCACATTTCCAGCACCAGTGGAGGAATCTCATTCCTGCTGCTAGAACTCAAAGTGGACACAAAGGGAACGCAGGAGGGGCTGCTCATTACTTGCCCTGAATTCTTCTCGCTTTTGTGTGCTCAGAAGTCTGATTCATTTCGTTAGTTGTTTCTTTTGGCAGTTTCATAACCGTGATTCAAGCTCTCAAGGCATTCCTTAGACTACAGAGTCATCCTTCTACCCCACCTCCCAGTAACCTATAGATCAACATTCGGCCAAAAGAATGTATCTTGTAATAACACGACACTTCACGATGCTGCATACTCAaatagggaaggggaagggaaagggaaagggaagggaaaggaaatatctaaacaaggaagaaataaatcaaaatccAAAAGCTGTCACGTGTCAGGCTGGAGCCACACAGCACCATGAAAACGGGAGAGTAATCAAAAGTAATttcctggggcgcccgggtggctcagtcggttgagcatccgacttcggctcaggtcgtgatctcacagctcatgagtttgagccccgcgtcgggctctgtgctgacagctcggagcctggagcctgcttcggattctgtgtctccctctctctgtgctcctaacccactcgcattctgtctctgtctctctcaaaaataaataaacattaaaagaaaaaaaaatttttttaagtaatttcctttttgtccttCCCACCCACTGACAGCAGCAGGAGAGTAAAATCCCCTTGGTGAATGAGCTTTTAGACCTGGGGAAACTTCTTGTTAACACTGTATTAATTCGGTTAGCACCTACACTTGGAGATCAAAGAGATGTCCCGGAAGTTTTGGCAGTTTAGGGCTGATACCTACACAGCACCTCTTTTAAGTCACTCCATGGAGCTTAAGTGTTTTAACACTATCTTGTGTGTagaaaacttgagaaatttaAGCCAACATTCTCCCTATCGGAAACCGCAAGGGTGGCTTTGAGCAGGCTCACGCCGCCCTTTAAAAAGGCAAACCGGGCCCTGTCAGATTTCGTTGTTCTGGGTTGGACTCCGGCTGGGAGCACCAAGGGCGGGTAGGTGTTTCACATATGACCTAACACTTTATTTGCTCGTTTCCCAGGGACCGGAAGTATGTGCTTAGGTTCAAATACCCAGGATAGGGTGAATTCAAGTGTTTGCCAACATACTCTGGGCTGAGAAAGGAGGCACCAAAAATGAAGTACAAACATTCCAATCAGATAATGGTCAAACTCCACACACAAAGCTAATTCCATGACAAGTTAAGATCTAAATTGAAGGAGGAAACAAAGCTAAGAGTATTGAACACCtaatatatgccaggcactgggcaaggtatttttcctctcccttcccccaccccttatCAATTCACCCAAGTCTGGGGACAGAGCTAGGAGAAGCCTCATTCAAATCACTCATTTGACAAAGGAGGGATCCGAAGTACAGAAAGGTCTAGACACCACAGCTTAGAGCCAGAGCCAGAATGCACATGTGGCCTCttcctgtctcagtttccttaccttgCTCCAAGGATGCCAGCCAATCGACCAGTCATCATTTTGATGTGCCACCACCATCACTGGCAATTTTTATGGCTCTCCCATGCAAACTTACTCGGTTCTGGACTAACACCGAACTTAGCGTGCTGTTAATTGATGCTTTTGCCTAGAAGGTTCTTGAAACCTGCTTTAGACTTGAGTCATGCGCTCATATCGCAGAGGAAATAACCACATTCAGAGCATTTGTTTACTTAGGATTACTGAGATGCCAGCAAGGCTGCAAAAACCAGTTTGGTGTGGGACGCTGTCAACCCAGCTCCCCACAGGAGGTTTCTGACTGTTCCAGCTCCTTTGAACGAACTTCACTCCAAGGTTACACTATATTATAAGAATTCTACTAACTGTAATGGGCTGGAGAGATAActgaagagatgaaaaagaaagaaagagtaattgTAAAAGTGAGGCCAACTTTAGTGGTGTCTTAAAACAAGCTGTACgaaatgtggaaagaaaagacaaatgagtCAAAATCCCTCTTTGCTTTGCTCGCAAAGActccttgatttcctttttttccctttgaaagtcCCCTTCAAAAATGTGAAACATACTAGGGAAAACAGAGCCAAAAGTTTTCAAGGAATGAGTCAGTTTTCACTGTACTTCCTCCAAAGCaaagttttgattttattctcttaCTATTAGGAACAAGCCCATGAATTagcaaaacaaatcaacaaagtcCACGTACTCTGTGCTACACTTAGACATGCCTAAGTGGTTCCTGGGGCCAACACTAAGGATGCTTAACGGCAGCAAAGCGGCCATTAGCTTCACGAACGCTGAACTGTGTAGACCTATTAATTATTTGAGCCAAGGGTATTATATACTCTTAAGTACACAAGACGACCATTATGGACTCAGATATATGACACGGAAAGACAACTTTTGTTAGCCCTGACAATAGGCTCAGCCTGTCTGATTAACTCTGAAAGGCTGCAGTATAAGGCGGTCTAGATGGTTCAGTGTATCCACCCCGCAGACAAATTTATACAATGCAGGTGCAACTTTTTTACAAGGATAGACCTTGACTTCCCTCTAAAGCTAATAAATGCCTAAAGggggctaatttttttttttttgaggaaaagacgttttaaataagcaaacaaataatatTGGAGAGAATGAACTACGAATAAATTTAAGCATTCAGTTTTTTACACCCTACTTCATTCCAGAAAAGGGTTTGAGGAATCTAAGTTTGGACGTCACCAAATATCTCCTGGAGTGATACCAATGTGAAGCTCAAGTTTATTAAGCAGTTGAGCATGATGCTCACATGCTTCCACCCTGGAGCCAGAGTGCCTGGGTTGTTTTCTCGACCAACTCCTCCACAGACTaagctctatgaccttgggcaacttacttaTTTAACCTCTGTGTGCATCAGttgttttcatctataaaacactCTAGTAATAGTATCTTGCGAGGTTGTTGTCAGGATCAAATGAAATGATCCATGTGAAACACACAGCCCGGCTCTAGGCATACAGGGAGGGCTCACTGAGCGTGGGTTGGCATCATTAACGTAGGTCAGGGGTTCTCAACCTGGCTGTGTATTAGAATCACTAGAAAACGTTCTAAAGGTGCTGAGGCCTGGGACCTACCCAGACCAAATGAAATCCAGTCTCTGGGACGGGAAGCTCTTGAAAAGCTCTCTGGGAGGTTCCTAGGCTCAGTCAAGGCCGAGAACCACTGACTTAACGTCTTACCTCACGCTCGCTTCCTTCACGATGTCCCGCGCCTAAGAAGGCAGATGTTTCCAGGTGCTGACAAACGCAGTAGGAATCAGCGAGTACGGGACCGTGGTTATGCTGTTCCACACATCTAACGTTGGATCATAGCAGTCCAAAGTCTTGCATCGCTGAATGCCAAAGTAGCCTCCAACCACGTAGAGTTTGTTTCCGGAGGCCACGGCGTGGCAGCTCATGCGCTTTGCCGTCACGTCTCCCACCTTGGTCCACTGGTAAGTCTCGCTGTTGAATTTGTAAGCAGAGCAGGCAGagaactctgtgtctccccccataATGAAAATCTGGTTACCCAGCACAGCGGCCGCTGTGTAACGCCAGGGCTGGGGACAGGTGGCGGGTACCGTCCACCTGTTTTCACACTGATCGTAACACTGAACCTTAGGGAGCTTGTCATGACTGACGCTGGTACCTCCGAAAGCAAACAACTTGAGTTTGGCACTCACTACCGCGGCGTTGCTAACGCCTTCTCGGAGTGGGGCCACCATGGTCCATTTGTTGGTTGTGGGGTCATAGTGTTCTACCTGCTTTAGGGAGACTGAGGGCGAGGCCGGGAGACAGCCAGTCGCAGCCGTGTGCCCCCCAACCACATACAGGCAGTGCTTCAGTTCAGCAGAGCCGTGGCCAAACCTGGCCACCAGCATGGGGGCAGCTTTGGACCACTCTTCATGCAGGGTATCATAAACCCAGACATCTTTCGAGACCCCGTTTTcagacccccgccccccagtaaTGTACACTTTGCAGCCAATTGCACATGCACTGAACTCTTTTCTTGGGCTGGGGATGTCAGCCTTGGGAATTATTTCTTTGGCCTTCTGGTCTACCAGGTACAGCTTGTCACACATGAAGGTCTGGCCCCCCAAGAGGAAGAGGGCATGGCCAGTTTTCCGAGGCCGGGCACAGAGGCTGGTTACCACGCCGTCGTTCTGCAGGATTTTCAGTTTGCACCTGATGGCCTCTTCCACAatctccttgctctttctctgcttGGTGATGAGTTCCTCCATGGCCACGTTCTCCATGAGATAAATGGCTGGCAGGAGAGCCAGCCTCACTGTCTGCAACAGCTCTGGGAGGTAGCAATAGCGTTTCTTCAGGTCATAGCTGATCCAGTTAATTGCAGACTCGTACACAAGCCTTTCATCTTCTGTCTCTAGCTCTTCGCTGGACAAGAGCTGCACCACCATGTCCTGGGGCAGCTGGAGGAAGTCTTCGTTCTTCCTGATGGTTTGGAAATTGCTGAGACACATTCTCCAGGAGAGTTCGTACAGCTTAGTGCACTGGTGCGCATCGGAGAGCAGCAGCATGCCCAGGCAGTTGGTGGGGTGCAGATTCTTTTCTAGGAACTCTGCGCATGCATCCCGGATGTCCTGAAACTCCAGCATGTCACCGGCTTCCAGGAGCGATTCCGCATTTTCTTCATTGATGATGACCCGGGAGGAGTACGCGTAGTCAAGCAGCAGCTCCAAAACCTCGGGGTGGATGGAGTTGTCGAAGTTGACCTCACTGTCCTGGCTCTCTTTCAGGCCGCCGCTGAACATGGCTTCAAAGTAGCGGCTGCACGCGGCCAGCACGGCCCGGTGACAAGGGAAGGTCCTATTTCCAGCATGGAGAAGGACATCCGTGAAGAGGCGCTGCTGGCGTAAAAGGTTCAAGTGCGTGAGGACGCTGTCCGCGTAGGAAGACTTGTGAAACAGATAGATGTTGATGGAGCCGCTGCTGGCCCTAGACTTGCGGTTCTCATGCACGCTGACTGACATTTTGTTTCCactcctaaaaacaaaacaaaacaaaacaaaacagaccattGAACAGCGATGCTCCTGAGGCTCAGAACagcagaacaaagcaaaacaaggagTCATGAACAGAGAAAACAGGACACTTCGCCACTGGTCTTACTGCCCACTGTTCTGAATATGGACAGTCACTCCTGTCCAGCGTCAGAGACGGCCACCTAGAAGGAAAGGCATTCACTGGAACACTGTTGAGCTACTGgaacactgtttaaaaaaaaaaaaaaaaaaaaaaaaaaagagccactgCTTGAAAGCAGGTTCGTCTTGGAAAACCTGACTGCCCACTTTCAGGATACTGAAGTCCTCGAGAATGTAAGTCAGCAAAACCCAGGCCTCACTCTCACACCTTCCTGTCCCTTGTCCAGCTGATTCACGCAGGCCACGTAAAATGCTGGGCCTCCAGCTCTCGTAACGCCAGGATGGGCACCAGCTTTTATGCCCTATGCAACATAAAGCCATGTGTAAAACAAAATACCTATTAATTAATCCCATTAAGAACTCCTTTAGTAAGATCCAGTCTCTCTCTGAATCACAGTCAATGGGAAACGTGACATTAAAATCATAGGCCTAGGCCAACTTCTACTATGATTGGATCTTTCTTTAAGTGTCACAAATAATTTCCAACCAGACAATTCTACCACTGCAGGGTCCTCAAAGAACACCAATATAAACATGACCAAGTACTGATGAGCAGGCTTTTGTGAAAACACAGAACAGATCCTGGCCACGATCACCACCCATCTTTCTTGCTCTGGACAGCTTCCAAAATGAGGATTTGCACAcataaaaggaagaatattttgaGTAGCATACCCATGACTGctgtttttctattcttcctgCTTTATATCAATTCTTAGAAAACAAGATGCAAGAACAAAGGATCTATCCATCCCTCTCTTTTCAATTAGACAGTGCATCACCAGAATCATCCTTATGTACCTGCAAACACAGGCACGTGCATAGGAGTTCAAAATGCAAACACTGCCTTATCTAAATCAAAAGCccttgtgcacgtgtgtgtgtgtgtgtgtgtgtgttgccagCCGTTGTTAATTGAGGGACACCCTAGAATTTATTTGCTGACATGCTTTCCTCCATATTAGTGAAATTACTGCAAAATCTAATGCTCTCTTTGGCTTTTTTCAGGAGGTAAACTGTAGGTTAAAGACATAGTAAATACCTATCACCTACCTTCAAAAGCAGAactacatgctttttttttttttttcaaactgtatCCTTCTGTTATTTCAAAGCAATAAAGCCTTCAAGAACCTGCCTGTCCAAGGATTCTTAAGGAAGTTGTTTATCCCAAGAGCGTTAACTGTGTGAGTTACAGTATCTGTTACAAACCCAGAACAGCTAGTTCTCACAGCATAGAGCTGAAACCTACCGCCTCCTTGTTTCCTTCAACTGCTCGGATACCTACTGTTTTGGTTTATATTGCAGTAATTATTAATACATGCAAATGCATGATGTACCACAGATGCACGGGCTAGATACCAAGCTGGATTTCCTGAGCAGCTGTGGCCACAGCACAGCAAACAGCAAAGGCAGCACCAGATTTGCCCTTGACACACGGGTGGCCGTTAGGTGAGGCAacttgttttccttcattttgggATTGTAACTTTTCATCAAGAGTAAACAGCTTAGCGGAAGAAAGTTAGTAACAAAGTCCTAGGGTTCTGTTGTTAGGAAGACAACACTAGTGTCCATGGTGACTTAGGCTAGGACTCAGGAGCCACACATCACTCTTACCTCAAGGAAAGCCTCTACAGTCTGGTCCCTTTTAACCAACGCCCAGTGCTCCGGAGAGCCTAACATCTCTGATGCTCTACCATTACAGTTGTGAATTCGTACATCCAGTCCCAAGTACTTGGAGCACGATTTTAAGCTTAAACCTCAAAAGATaatatgagggggaaaaaaaaaacatagtatgaaTATTCCTATGCCTTACATAGAAACTTACAAACATGCCAAATCAAatcagtagttctttttttaagctaatgCTTCGAAAGCACCCTCAAAAGCTGCCTTCTCTCAAGCTAAGAGCGAATACAGCCGTAACTGGAGAATGAGACTGCCTGCACAAGGTATGTAAGCACCACAGTGCCATCACACCGAGTGGAGATCACACCCGGACCCAGAACGTGTTTCCCTGAGCATTAGATTTCAGAGAGTGTAAAACAACATTCAGGAGGCTTACACTTAAGGAAACAGTTTGTTTAGAAGGCCTTAGGATATAGGATCTGCATCCCTATGCATTCTATGTTTATGCTCCTGCATTTTCCAAGTTGGCCCACAAAACCAGAAGGAAGAGGCTAGCCTGTCATCTTGGCTACCATCCAGATGGAGAAGCATGTCACAGTCAAAATCCAACACTCTTACAGcaatatttgcttaaaataaaaggtaaactTAAAGACACAAGGGAAATGACCTGCTTTCTGGTTGAAAATTATGCAAACATCAAAATATCAGCAGAAGCCATTTATGCAGTCACTAAACATACCTTCAACAGAAAATGAATCATCCTTCTGGCATTTTTAAGCCCCCagagaaataatatttgcatGCCAAGtaagtagccaaaaaaaaaaaacaaacaaacaaacaaactgcacACATATACTTAACCTGCATctacaaaggagagagagaaaagggctgcTATTACCGTGAACATCAAAAGGACTCCTAGTTACAGTAAGTTCAGTTCACTTAATGCTCTTTACCCAAGCCCTCTGCTTCCAACACTTTGCATCCCGTCACATCTCCTAAGATTTTGAACCTGTTCTCAACGCACTCAAAGGAGAAACTAGGCAGATTTTCTCAGGCATTTACCTTACTGATAAAATGGAACTTTAGAAAGACACTGTCAACGAGAAAAACAATCGACCATACAGCCGCCTAGAACACTTGCAACGCTCTTTAACGCGCTGGCCACACCTGAGAGGGCAACACGAAATTGCATCCTGAACAAGTTTCATGGTTCGTCCCCACCACGCCCACCAATTCCTATCCTTCGAAACTCAGAATATTACACTGAAGGCCAAATACCTGCATGAGAGGAAATTAATTGTTCAGGAAGTTTTCATTCATTCCCTACAGACATTCCGCCGCAGTGAACATGCCCTGACGAAGGGTGCGTGCGTGTGGCCCCAGCGCTCCCCTGTGCCGGGTAGGGTGCAACTTGCTCGGCCCTAGGGGCTGCGCGGTGCCAGGCAGAGCGACACCCACCCCGAGGGAAGCGCCGCTTCGGGCGGAGGAAGGAGACAGATACTACCCTGGCCGGGCTCTCGGATCCCCAGCAGCTCGTCCCGGGGGGCCGCGGACGAGAGGAGGCCCCTCCGGCGATGGCCAGCGTCTGCACGCTATGGAAGGGCAGCAGCGGCTCCCGAGGTCTCCTCCCCAAGAACagttcccccacctcctcccaagTCGGAGTTCCGGGCTCCGGGGCGAACGCACCCCCGCAGGCCGAGCAGCCCCGCAAAGCCGCGGCGCCCGCAACAGGTCCGGGGCAGCGGAGGAAACTTACAGCAGAGGCGACCGGCGTCGGCGCACAACCAGATGGGTTCTCGCCTAGGTCACCAGGCAGGAGGCGACGAGGCGGACGTCTCAGCCCCGGGGAGCGGCGGCGACAGCCCGGGCGAAAGGAGCGCGCATGGGGCGCCAGCCGGGAAGAGGGCAGCGCCTCGCGACTCCCACGCCGCGGCCTCTGCCCGCGACCCGCGGAGCGTCTCCGGGAGCGCGTCTCGGGAAGGGGGAGCGAGCCTGCGGCTGCCGGCGCCGCGCGAGGAGGCGGGCAGTGCACTCCGGGGAGGGAGCGAGGAAGCGCTGTGCGCGCCGGCGGTCGCCTGGCGTCTGGACCCGGTCTCCGCAGCGCCACCGCCGCGCCGCCTCCACTCTGGCTGCCCAAGCAGTCTGCGCCCAGCAGCCGCGCGCCGGGCTATAAGCGGCGCGgcgcggcggggcggggaggagaagggaggggagggaggagagggcgcGGGTGCGGAGTGACaccaggggaaggagggaggaagcgCGTGAAGGCCGCCCGccgtggaggaggaggaggaggaggaaggggaggaggaggcgaCGGCGAGGAGCTGGAGAAGAGCGTGTCGGGGGAGTTAATCGAGAaaggaagcgggggagggggggcctgcGGAGAGTAGAGAGAAACAAAGCGGACACGGTGCCTGAGCCACTAGCAGCTGCAACCCTCAGGGACCGAGAGTAGCAGAAGTTTGGCCGGGTCGGAGTGCCTGCGCCTCTCTGGCCCAGCCCGGTGAATGGATAGCCCCGGAGCTGAGGGACCCTGGGCAGGGGAGGCACCCGGCTGTGCGCTCCGCGAAGCCGGAGCCCGCGAGATGCTTAGGAAAGGTGGCGAGGGGCAGGCAAGGTGCCCGGCGCACGCGCGCTGCGTGGGACACCTGGAGCGAGGGCAGTGGCGAGGGCAGGGGCACAAGTTTGGCCACTCCGGGGACACTGCAGGTCGGCCAAAGGCGGCCCGTGGGGTTTCTCGCTGGCAAGGGGCAGCCAGACTCGAGCCCCTGGCGTTTCCCCTGtgccccaccgccccaccccggCGGGTGCGGCACCCGCGGCCGGACTCTGCCCCACGCTGCGGGGAGCAGCAGCCGCAGTCGGGCGCTGTCCCGCGGGGCGCGCACCACGTGCTCCGCAGCCAATCGCCGCCGCCGCTTGATTCAAAGCGAGCTGCTCAAAGGAGCGGCCACGCCGCCCCCTCTCCCTGGCGATAGAGCCGAAATCGCCCTTTCGGGCTGGGCCCTTCCTGTCTTTTATCGCTCCGTTGTGTTTAGCTTGGAGCTCAGCAAAGAAATGGCCCAGCGCGCCTGTTTGAAGCGCCGCGtgccaggaggaaggaaggcgGTTCGAAAACTCATCTCGCGTGGCGATCGCCCTTTGCGAAATCCATTTCTGATCTTTGCACTAAGGACTGGTTTTCCAGCGGGGGCTAAAGCGCGTGTTTGGATTTTATTAGGTATTTGGAATACAATCTATGAATGAACTGTAGCGATTACCTGTCCAGCCACCTCGTTTTGCACGTTGGGAAAGTGGGGCCCAGGGTGATGTGAATTGTCCAGCTCGAGGTCCCACGGCCACTTAGCAGTGGCCTCGCTCTGCAGCTCGAGTAAGGATCCACCGAACAAGGGTTTTCtcccctctccgccccccccccccccccccgccgcctcctAGCTTTCCTATAAACACTAGACTCAGAAATGGTTTACACAGGCTGAGGAGGCCCCACCTAGAGCTCCCGGTGTCCAGAGACAGCCTGAACCAAGACTCTGTGGGTTCTTTATTCTAATCCCACTTTTCTGTACCCCGGTCCCTGCCGGTCTGCGCTGAGAAATTTTGCTCCTTGCATGCAAGGAAAGACAGTGCCCTCTGAAGTCCTTTGTTAGCATTAACTCGCCAGCCTCACCAGGAGCCTTAACGAGTCTGTTTCATAGTTTAATTCTTTATGCGGGGCCTCAGCTCCAGACTGCTTCACAAAGCCAGGGACAGCTGGATCAGCTCATGGTAAGAGCCCCGTGCAGCGACTCTGGGGTTGGCCAGGTGAAGAGTCGACCCTGTTCCTGAAGGAGAGGTGGATAAAATCAGGCTGGACAGAGAGAGTGTAGACACACACCAGGTGCTGAAAAGAGGCGAAGTGGCTATGTGCAGCTCcaggacagccccccccccccccccggttttaAAAACACGTTTCTGTAGCCTGTGGAGAGGTGTGGAGGAAGTCCATCAGGGCAGCTGCAAAGGCACCTTCTAGAAGCGCTTTGTCTGTCTGGGTCATGGGCTCAAAGTAGGCACGCTGGTTTGAAGAGCCGGATGCAACGTCTTCCTCTGGGGGAATCGTTCTGTTTAAACTGAGAGGTTAACACTTTTTCTCATGAAGGAGAAGTATCTGTTTCTTACTTCAGTTACCCAATCTATGCCTAGCTGATCTTGCCTAGAAATGTAAAACATGTgcatagctcagttggttggctgGGGATTTTGTCCCAGGAAGCCACGGAGTTGGGAACAGCCAATCTGTTTCTGTTGTATCTTCACCACCTGGAAACTGCAGTGTCCTTAACCGACGGGACAGCAGCATTTATCTCTCTTTGCACAAAACTCTGCTAAGCAGGCAGGGATGCTGTGGACATCGTGTGATCGTCCACCGATGCCATTTTCCTGGTCTCTTCAACCTAATGTTGCCGTCCTTCTAGGCtgcaagaaaagagaaggaaaaaaatgttgtagCTTCAGGAAATCT from Panthera uncia isolate 11264 chromosome A1 unlocalized genomic scaffold, Puncia_PCG_1.0 HiC_scaffold_17, whole genome shotgun sequence carries:
- the ENC1 gene encoding ectoderm-neural cortex protein 1, with amino-acid sequence MSVSVHENRKSRASSGSINIYLFHKSSYADSVLTHLNLLRQQRLFTDVLLHAGNRTFPCHRAVLAACSRYFEAMFSGGLKESQDSEVNFDNSIHPEVLELLLDYAYSSRVIINEENAESLLEAGDMLEFQDIRDACAEFLEKNLHPTNCLGMLLLSDAHQCTKLYELSWRMCLSNFQTIRKNEDFLQLPQDMVVQLLSSEELETEDERLVYESAINWISYDLKKRYCYLPELLQTVRLALLPAIYLMENVAMEELITKQRKSKEIVEEAIRCKLKILQNDGVVTSLCARPRKTGHALFLLGGQTFMCDKLYLVDQKAKEIIPKADIPSPRKEFSACAIGCKVYITGGRGSENGVSKDVWVYDTLHEEWSKAAPMLVARFGHGSAELKHCLYVVGGHTAATGCLPASPSVSLKQVEHYDPTTNKWTMVAPLREGVSNAAVVSAKLKLFAFGGTSVSHDKLPKVQCYDQCENRWTVPATCPQPWRYTAAAVLGNQIFIMGGDTEFSACSAYKFNSETYQWTKVGDVTAKRMSCHAVASGNKLYVVGGYFGIQRCKTLDCYDPTLDVWNSITTVPYSLIPTAFVSTWKHLPS